Genomic DNA from Cucurbita pepo subsp. pepo cultivar mu-cu-16 chromosome LG13, ASM280686v2, whole genome shotgun sequence:
aaacttttaaaatactcttaaaatttttaaaatatttttgaactttttaaaaaaaaaataaaaaatactcttataaTTAGTAttacttttcaaaaatatttacgaaattttaaaaataatattaaaaatagagatGATCTATGAGACGTCGATAGATAGTTTTCATCAATATATTAACCGTAAGAacttttttaaactttttttttattaaagttaaagatatgaatgatatttttaaaatttcatatactAGTAGTAATggtaatgatatttttgaacttttaataaaaagttaaaaaatattaatgaaatttttttaatttttaaattaattttaaactctcttaaaaattttaagggtattttttaaataaaatattaatctttttatctaaaattagtaagtgtatttttaaaagaaatttaaaatttaaaattattattgaaatttcttaaagtatttttatggCAAAATACaatgtatatttattaatttaatatatactaaaCAAAGTGaaggtttaaaaataaaaacccgtatctagattttttaaaaataaataataataataataataagaaataaataaactcaatatttgtaattttttattatccaagtttgaaataaaagtcatattttttttttttttgtgaatttgaaaaaattcatagcaaacaaaaaaaaattactgaacaatatgaaataataataataataagaagtgGTAATCAAATGATGCAgatcaaaatatattaaaaaaatattttttattttcaattaaagttTGCAATCAAACTTtgtaatcaaaataaatttattaataaatattttcaactgaatgaattatatttttcttttatcagtttataatattaaaaaaaaggtctaaaaatcaaataaccgtatttaatattattattattgcaaCAAAGGTTATccgaattttatataaataaaatatttttaataattttattatctagtttaattttaaattattaaataaaatttaattgaatgtTAATGTatattccttaaattttaaattttaggattTTGAGtctatttagtaataaatctttaataattatctttaaataaatgaattttataaaattatataaactttaattgtaaatatttaaGTGTAATTTACGCGTAAAAGAATCAAATGTGGTATACGACAGAGATAGagttaattatattaaattagataagtatattacaaaattatataattagaaaaaaatgttaaaagagtTATAATTAAATCCTTGTCTTTACGTAGAAAAATgatatacataccataaatattaaaaattaatcagTAAGTGATTTCATTGTTAGTATCGAAAAATACAATCGCACCTTACCTGGCTCACGACTTATGACCTACTTTTTTGTGACTGTTCCTTGAGCTTTACTCTCTTTTTCGAGTAGAGTTTTATGTATAATGCTTTTCTACACACGGTTCCACGCACTCGTTCATAAATCTACTAGGCGAACTCATACATGTATCCCTAGACCTGATTATAGGCTAGCGTATACTCACACGGCAGAGAAATAATTCATATTCATAACATACAACATGCAAAGTACATGCCTGACGAAAAATACTAGAACATCATAACATAGAATAATATCAGACAAGAAAAAGGTCACAGGTTACGTgatattcatgttttattCAATTCATCCAATCTAACTCGTTGGCATTCCAGTAGTAAGTCCACTAATAGTGTTGATCTAAACTGATGTTACTGATGTTTCTTAGTCGGTAGCAGCCTAATCCTATTTGTGGTCAAATTTCATCATGATGTTCCATGACATTGAAATTATAACATATTTAAGAAACTAACTTCACTTAATCCTCCAACTAATCATAAACaaccataaaaatttcaaattagcAAAAGAGTAGCCTTACTAATGTTAAATGCCTTTAATTACGTCAAAAATTGCTCCAAAACGGTCCGAAATGATCAATTGGATCAAATTGGGCCAAAAAACAGGTGATCTGAGCTGACCAAGAGTCGCCAAGTCAATTGAAAGCCACTGGGAGGAGTTGGCCTGTAAGAGTCGCTCTACGAGTTGTAAAAGCCACTAGATTTAAAAAGAACATTAGACTTTCTCTGGGCTAAAGGCACCCTAATGCTAAGATTCTTTGCCGtcttatatagtttaagttgCATGCTTAGAGTCATTTAAACTTGatatgatcaatcttgctcgTGGAGtgatttaaatcttaaatgaatttctttgtctcgagatatttgattaacattataatccaaatcttattTTCCCTCGAGACAATTCCTTATCATTTTCAAAGTTCTTGGATATTTCGACCTTAAGTCTTATTCTTCAATACTGTCATTAGATATAATTCCCAGAGTTACAATCATCTTGATTGGAGGATTTTAGCATTTGTGACCTAGAAGTTTATATATCCACGAGAATTCAAGAAGATTCTTACATCCAATTGGTTAGGGTCATCATATCAGGACCGTAATGAACACTTTGGTCACACATGTCTAAGCTTCATGTGGATGTCGGGATACAGTCGTGGGTCGATAGCAGTTGGACGTGGGCTGATTCCAAATCTTAAGTTAGCACATCggggttataaattttaaaaatataaactagaTAGTTAATTTTATAACTATGATAATACCAACCTAATTACAAgtttacttaaaattttaaattattattttcacaaaaattattttaatatcaatttttttttagtttcattaGAGAACATCATGTGATAGAagttaaaatttgaaactgaATTTTTGGAAGTGGAgatgtttttaaattgtttttgttttatagttTGAATAATTACCTGCGTTTTTGTCACATACCAAATTTGATAATGAGATTTTGAATGTATAATCTCAATCTGTTCATCCCCAATCGCTGAATGGTACTGAATTTTTCACCAACCGCTAAATcgatcttctcctttttctctcaTCGAATTTCTCGTCCACCTCTCAGCGCTCCATTCCGAAATCCAATTGATTCTGCCTATCATTTTCCAATTCCGAAGTTTCAGAGTCGATTTGGTGATCTTCAAGATCTGGTAAATGCCTCAGGTTTGATTGTTTTGGGGTTTTGAAGGTTGAAGACGAAGTCTATCAATCGCTGAGAAGATGCGAAGTAAGGGATCGAATGCTCGGCTTTCGAGCATGCCTATTCGATCCCGAATTCCCACACTTTTGCTCTCCATGTTCGCTACCTTCGCTTCAATCTATGTCGCTGGCCGGTTCGTTCTCTTTGATTCCATCGTTTCCActatttcttcttccctcGATATTTGGTTACGGATCAATTTGAATTCTGGATGATTTGCAGGTTATGGCAGGATGCGGAGAACAGGGTTTACTTGATTAAAGAGCTGGATAGGTTAACTGGTCAGGTGGGTAAACCGCTGTAGCCACTATTGAGCATCTACATTCCGACTTGCACTTGTCTGAGCTTAAGCTGAATTTCAGCTTCTAATTTTCGAGCAGCGGTTCAATTATGAAACTAACTGGaatgatttttattaacaattcAATTGATATAAATATCCTTCAAAGGCATGGTAGTATGCGTAGGGAAGAAACAGTGGTTGATAATTCCATGGAGGTCTTTGAAATATAATACATTATGTGCTTTTTTGCATCAagattgttgttgttttgttaGAACTCAAGGACACAGTTGTACAACCTATAGAACAGATCTTGTTCAAGTAAGGTCCAACAAACTGTTTTcgtttttggttgttttttttttttcgttacAAGGTATGAGTGGATACCTGGATCATAATTCTGGATGGTAATttaaatcaatcaaaatttgtttgttcatGTTGAATCATCACTATGAGAATATAGCATAGGATGATTTAGCCATAAATTAACCAATGAGGCTATGGCTTAGCCAAAAAATGCAATAGTAGCTATCAGATCTTGGCTttgaatttgttatttttacgCCCCTTCTTTTCGCTGCAGATCTAGTTGCgatttttgttgatttcaTATCCACTTGCTTACTTTTGTCTTCTCTGGATTATTCAAATTGATCCGTGGTACCTGTACAGGGACAATCTGCAATTTCAGTGGATGATACATTAAAAATCATAGCTTGCAGGTAGTACTTATTTTCATTTGGTTGGATTTAAACTATCTAATTTTAAGTACACAGCTCCAATCTCTTGtaatatttatactttttttatagGGAACGACAGAAGAAGTTGTTGGCGCTTGAGATGGACTTGGCTGCTGCTAGGCAGGAGGGTTTTATGGTGAAGCATTCAAGAGAGACTAACGAAACAAAGATCCCCTTGGTTGTAATTGGAGTTATCACCAGATTTGGCCGCAAAACCAACAGAGATGCAATTCGTAAAGCATGGATGGGAACTGGTAATGCATTATTCTTCCCTGTCGTCGAAGTTATTCACATACCGAATTGCTAGGATTGAGGTTCTGTATGCCTCAGAATATACAAAGAAAAATCAGGTTTAAGAATGAACAATTAAGACTGGAGGGCTCGTTATGGTGTGAGAAAGATAGGTTTTTGTGACTCTGTAATTCCTCATTGTACTTTCTCATGGCAGGGAAACAAATGTCTTCCCCCTTTCTGATTGCtacattttgaaaatatagtttatgtttgtgtatattaaaataatttcttaacgCTGTTTTATTGAATGTTTAAACCTAAGAGCTTTATTTGCAGGTGCTTCtttgagaaaaatggagaatcaGAAGGGCATAATTGCTAGATTTGTCATTGGAAGAAGGTTTTATCtctattcattttttctctttatgtCTAATATTCTGATTTTCAATTGAATGTTAATGGCTGGTTGTGTATGCTTTCTTGTAGTCCAAACCGAGGGGACAGTTTAGACAGGGCCATTGACGATGAAAACGGACaatataatgatttcattatACATGtatgttttcttaatttttaatgacGGTTTGCTTCAGCATCAAAATCATCAGTTTCTCGGGGAAGCAATTTTTGTTACCTGAGTaaaatttagttgattttcttTAGCCTACTTCTTTACAGAATGACCATGTGGAGGCGCCGGAGGAGCTATCAAAGAAGGCCAAGCTATTTTTTGCTTATGCAGTTGATAAATGGGATGCTGAATTTTATGCCAAAGTCAATGATGATGTTTACATAAATATTGGTTAGTACAACTAGTGAGATGAACTATTTCCCGTAAATCCATCTAGCTTTGCATGTAAAAATCCTCCGAGAAagtaagaaacaaaatcagtCTGTCAATGAAACTTCATGCCTCATGCTAAAACAATCAAGAAGTAAAAAGACGACTAGTGAGAtgaatatcaaatttttttgacaaGCCAGCGCTATATCTCTTTGTATTGAAAGTGAGTTAATTAATGCAATACGATGGTGGTTGAGACAGTCGCACCATAATGGAAGGTGTTCTGCATCATCTATTTGAAGACGGGGAGCATTGTTGAGGAGACTGGctcttttgcttttctttttagaaataagaagaaaattttaagaggTTAGAGAAGTCTtgagaagtttgaagtttgaagtcaTTAACAATGATTCtcttgtaattttcttttcttaggGTTCATTTTCTTAGGTTTGATCTTATTTTCATGACCCTTTTTCCTAAACAAAATGCCCTCAATTGtgttatttcttataaaacaCAACTATTACTGTACCTTCAACGTTACTTTTCCCATTGAAGTGAAGCTATTCTCAGCTTCTTCCCATTTCGGGCGTATGGCGCTTTTGAGCTAAAATGTATACATTAGCTAATCAtttctgtaattatttttGCTCTATGCAGATGTCCTAGGGAGCACACTTGCTTCTTACTTGGACAAACCTCGTGTCTATATTGGGTGCATGAAATCTGGTGAAGTGTTCTCAGAACCGTGAGTATGGCGTAAATCAGCAGACATTTAACGTAGGACCTTTTCAGGAACCATGAAACTAAATCTCTCATCTTTTCTCCATTTGGACCTTTTCAGGAGCCATAAATGGTATGAACCAGATTGGTGGAAATTTGGTGATAAAAAAGCGTAAGTTATATTGCATCTGTATACGCCGAAAATTAATGTTACTAATTCGTTCTGCTAGATTCTTTCCTTTCCGAACATTCTAAGACTGTGTTTGGGGTGTTCTTCCACTTTTGCCATGGTCAAAAACTCATTCCACTCGAgattattatgtttatcatgTCTTGGCCTTTGGAGAATATATAGAGCAAGTCaatttaaaagtgtttttgtCTTATATATGCATGTATAAGTACTTTCTAAGGGTGTAGGATGAAAACCTATTGTTTATTGAGTACTTTAGTAAAAGAACACTTGCTAAATGCACATattgaaaattgttttgaGCCGAACATTGACTTGGTGATCCTAACTGGATTTGTGAACCTTATTTTCATCTCTTGTGaaagttttctttatttctttgtggttgtttttcataatttgGTGTTCTTGTAATAAAATTTGCCATCTTTGTCCAACACATACAGATACTTCCGTCATGCTTCCGGCGAAATGTATGTCATATCGAAAGCTCTGGCCAAGTTCATTTCAATAAACAGGCAAGTGTTTCTGCTTATTATCCATCGTCTTGTCTGCATTTTACATAGCTCAACAGGCATGATTACATCAGGTTTCTCAATCTGCAGATCTCTTCTCCGTTCTTACGCCCATGACGATGTGACGGCCGGCTCCTGGTTTATCGGGCTCGATGCCACATACATTGATGAGGGGAAGTTTTGCTGCTCTTCTTGGTCTGCTGGTCTGTCTCCCTCTATCCCTAACACAACAGATCAGAATTGGAAATCTTCAAACCCCCAAAACTTCAACATTAACACTAAAAGTACCAGGTTCTTAGCaagttgaattttgttttttctcccttttcaGGAGCCATTTGCGCAGGTGTCTGATTGGCTTGCTTGAAAATCCTTGATGGGAAGGGGAAGTGCCAGCCTGAAGAGAACACAGAACTAATTTACATGTTTATGATGTCGTGTGTTTCGCTTGGCGAAAGACAATAATATTAGCTCGTCGGACACTGTCTTCGGATTCTGTTACGCTAACGCTGAGTTCTCGAGAGACTGACCAGAGGTTCACAGTTTGTAAGATGTGCAATAACagtattttcttcattctttggACTTCACTTCATCATACAGACGTTCTTATCTGTTATTTTGGCGTTCATTTAGCACATCCGGATGTATGTTAGTTAATTCATTCAGGCGAGTGGACCTTTGAGAAATGTAGATTATTAAAGGCACTGTTTTATGAAGCACCTATAATCGAGGATGACTCTCTTGAGGAGCAAAACTCTCGTGCTGTTGTTCATTTGCCCTGTTATGTTAACAAAAATCAAACGTCTCGGAATGTGATTAGACTATAAGAGTACGCGTTTCATCggtaaacgtgttttaaaccCTAAGGTTgacagcgatacataacgaattaaagtgaacaatattttctagcAGCGGACTTGGACGGTTCTCAGGAATTTATTTAGGTTCtcatttgttaattattttatttttggtttgtttaatttttgaaaaatctttaaaattcaatttatgcAATGAACAATGTTTATGCTATCTTAATGTAAAAATATGTGCTCTGAACGAAGAGATCAGATGATTAAATTtctctaaaaaagaaatataggaaaaagggaagaaactaTACCGAAGAAACTATACGGATTCTACAAGTAACGGGACTTGTAATTCTTCTTAGAGACATTTGTTTGGAAACCAATCAAGTAGAAAAATATCGATAGTTCCATTGCACAACACTGTTTTTAGACGCCTCTAAGAAACCACTATACTCACCAATAACTCAAACTTGGTAAGACAACTCTTGGCTTGTTTAAATTGTTGATTAGCCACTTTAGATACATTCAGTTTGTTTCATATATGAATCTCTACTAAGGTGGTAACTTGTTATAACACATCGACCACTAGTAACTTGACACTATCAACGACAGTATTCTTTATGACATTTACAATCCTAAGAGGCCACTATTGTCATATACAAAGAACCCATAGTTGGAAGTACTACAAAATTTCTGACACTAtctataacaactcaagtccaagCCCAATGTTAATAGATATGgttttttttgggctttttctccgaattttccttcaaagttttaaaacaaaacattcctttaTAGTATTATTAGAGCTAGATatcgagcgatgtgccagcaaggatgctgggccccaaaggggtggactgtgagatcccacattggttggacattggaacgaagcattcctttattaagggtgtggaaacctctccataacatccgcattttaaaaccttgaaggaaaatcCAGAagagaactaaaaaaaataatatctgctagcggcgggcttgggctgttacatttaTACACGTTATCTAATATGttataaatcatatgaagtaTACATATTTTTGTTCGGGCCATTATAGCACATGTGTCCCTTACAATATAACGGACCTGATAACTTAACGTAATCCAAAGCTTCCTCTGACTTATCACTGATAGCTGCTCAAAGTTTTCAACTTCAAATGTGGAAGCGAAACACGAGGATTATGCTTGTTTAACCCATGCAACCCTCTTCCCACATTCCCAAAGGTACACCAGGACACAACGAGCTTGCTAGCACCTCAATTATTTTCGATAGGCGACTATCTACTACAAATTAAGaggattttcttcttttattcaaGAGATAATCAACCacataataatgaaaaacagaaacaaagaaattttaaaatgtaccattttgatttcttgaattttcaagaataCGTTTGTTTGATCCAAAAAAGTCCAAGACGTATACTACTTTTAGTTCGTTTTTTCATtactacaaaataaaaataaatttttttattaatttttcatctGATGTGgcacgagaaaaaaaaaattgttttagttTACTTATTTCTACATGTCCCAAATACATTTTAAGGTACATCGTATTACTTTCGAAACCAAACGAACCCATTTCTCGAAAACTCGGGACTCGAAAGGTATTTGTGAAAGTAGGCGTATGATTAAACCATGGAAGGCATAATAACCTAAgcttagtttatattttatatacaaCAAAGCAAGGGAACAGATTCATGCTACAATACAACAAAAGGAAGTAAAACAGCAAAAGAAGCCTCTTATCAAGGGAATACATACAATGCCTAAGAACTGGAGAGGATTACAAGCATGTTCAAACGCTCTCTCTCACAGGTTAAATATGTGGTCACTCGCACTAAATAAGGCAGCATTGAACTGTCTCGTATTCAAGTCGCCTCCATCCAAAGAACCAAATCGGTCGAGCCACTGCGTTGGGCTCGGGTTTTCGCTTTCCTCTACCCATTCTGAAGTCATATCAATGTCGTCGAACTGGATAGGATCAGATTCCAAGGGTTTTGTTTTCATCTGTCTAGCTAACTTGAGATTGTAGTTTATGTAGACGAGGTCATTGAGAGTTTCTTTGTCGATCTTATTCCGTTTTTCGGAGTGAATTTGCTGAAACGTGCTCCAATGCCtttcgaaagagaaagtacTGCAAACTTGACTGAGAATCCGTATTGCTACTCGTTGTAACACGGGCGCCGAGTCACCAAACTGCTCCCACCAAAGCCCTACAACACATCAAATGGTTCTATCAATGCAAATGAATGTTGAACAATAATAGATTTACTAAGCCATCATAGCTAGGAGAGATCCGGACTTTTGACTTCTTGGTCGAAAACATATGCATTAACCAGTTGAGCTATACCTAAGTTGGTCATCGACCATTTAGAACTATTTCCGAAACGAAGGACTAAAGTTCTTCGTTCTAAAACCTCTATTACTAGATATCGATTTGAAACCATGCCCTCAAGAGTATTAACGCCTACATTCCTAATTCAGAGCTTCCAAAATGatattcatttaatggaaagaGCTactaaaagaagaagaaaagaaaacaatgcaTTCTAGACAGTTTAGCAGTTGtacgaaaaaaagaaacagaacacGAAATACAGCTTAgctgtaacaacccaagtgaTTGTCccctttgggctttcccgtccgggcttcccctcaagattattaaaacgcgtctgctagggagaggtttccacacccttataaagaatgtttcgttctcacaTTAGCAGTGAATACACTCGTTAACTATATTCAGGACAATGAAGACAAGtatattgaaaatatgaacagttcaagtaaaaattaagtttagcTGTTTCATAATATTTGGATTCGGAACTAAGTAGAGGAATTCCTAATGCAGGATTCGAACTCGACGTTCGGGTAGTTGCTAAATCTAAGCATTTTAGTGTACAAAATTCTTCACATTGGCAATGCCATGACTGGAGCTAGTGATTTAGTTCACCTAAAATCAGCTAAGGAGTTGAGAGATTCAATAGCAGAAAACTTACAAGGCGAAACGGTATCTCGTGCTTCCATAGCTAAACTGCATCCAAACATCCCGTTCGCCTTTGTgaaagtaaatatttgattggTAATATCCCGTCTCATCTCCGGCAAGGGGAGTAATTTCTCCAAAACATTAAAGAAGTCTTCTTTAATGGAAGTAAGGAACTTTATTTCTGAATTGTACTGAATACTCGGGTTCAAAAACGCAGCTGCTGCGTGAAGCGGAGAATGAAGTTGATCTCGCCACTTTCTATCGACGATATCGAGGAACGTCTTGCACTTGATTTCATCCATTATATAGTAAGTTCTTATTGATTCTTTTGCTCTAGTCATTAACTCATATATACATCCCACAGCAGGTTTACCCCCAGACACTTCTCTTAATACTCTTAGGAAAGGCTCTGAAATTGCTACACATTCTTCCACTGCCCTCCAGAAATCATTATCTTCTATAATGGCAATACAAGAAATGCTCTGTGGTTTATTTGCATAAGGATTTGTAGTGTATTCAGGGCTGTTGAACATATGCTTCAGTCTTGACCTTTGCTTCAGAATAGATTGCAGAGACAGGAAGCTTGATACGGGTTTCGATATCCCAGTTCGAATGAGTTCTTGACCGCCCGTGAACCTTCGCATCAGGTCAAGCAATGAGGAACTATTGTATAGAAACTTTGATATGGTTTGTGCTTGCAAGATACATCTGTTAACCCAATCTACCTTTGAAAATTCCTCCAAAATTGAATTCAGACACTGAGAAGCACAAGGAGACACAAATATAGTTCCATAAGTCTGAAGGATATGATTAGCAATGCCTGTATAGTTGAAACTACTGTCCATAATTATCTGTACTACGTTTTCATGTCCAAAATCTTGAATCACGGAATCGAATAAATCCGCTAGGCATTTCGTGTTCTTGAAATATGCAGATGCATCGACCGATTTGTGAAAAAAGGTCTGGGATGGGGATGAAACCAAAAAGTTTATCAAAGCTCTTGATTTATTGTCGGTCCACGTGTCTACGATGATTGTGCAGCCAGTGGTAGCCCACTCTTTCTCAATATCCTTTGATTGAAGGCTCACTTCAGTTTTGATCCTTTCCAACCATGTACTCTTCAAAGTTTCGGCAGAAGGACCCGTAAATCCCAGGCCACATTTCCCTATTGCATCGATCATTAGCTGGTACGATGAAGATCTAGCTATACTAAAGTCTAGCTTATTctcaaaaaagaacaaagcaaTGCTTTTCTCAGCATTTTCATGGTTGAGTAATGATGGGGGAGCCATGGGAGTAACTGTTGGAAAAACTTTGGCGATTGGAGACGGGGCCTCCATTGAAACAACAGATTTACACGTCGACATTGATGGCGCATTTTCGATAGTCTTGACTTCAGCTATCTTCTGCTTTTTCCCACACGACGTTTCCTTAATCTCCTCTCTAGTTGCTAGTATGGCTCTAACTCTATCCGAAACATCGTCCCTCACTTTACTACACGGATTTACACCTCTACTCGGTAATCGAGATAAATGATGCTTCAATCTACTAATCCCACCATTCAAAACTCTAAGACAAAATTTACACTTCACCTTGTTACCATCTAATTTCTCAGCATACTCCCAACAAATATCTTTCTCACGGACCACTGCGAAAAGTAACGAGAATCAAGCAGCTGATATGGTTCGTCATCCAAGGAAAAACATGCCAAAAAACTTATAGAATCCAGAAAAGGCGACAACGAGCGAACGAATGTATACAAGGGTAATAACACAAGAATCTAGTTTGGCAACAAGTATTGGTaacaaaaaagtttcaaactcACTCAGGATGTGTATGTGTTCTGATGTTCCGGCAAGCCAACCAACCGAGGACCAAACCA
This window encodes:
- the LOC111809167 gene encoding hydroxyproline O-galactosyltransferase HPGT1; protein product: MRSKGSNARLSSMPIRSRIPTLLLSMFATFASIYVAGRLWQDAENRVYLIKELDRLTGQGQSAISVDDTLKIIACRERQKKLLALEMDLAAARQEGFMVKHSRETNETKIPLVVIGVITRFGRKTNRDAIRKAWMGTGASLRKMENQKGIIARFVIGRSPNRGDSLDRAIDDENGQYNDFIIHNDHVEAPEELSKKAKLFFAYAVDKWDAEFYAKVNDDVYINIDVLGSTLASYLDKPRVYIGCMKSGEVFSEPSHKWYEPDWWKFGDKKAYFRHASGEMYVISKALAKFISINRSLLRSYAHDDVTAGSWFIGLDATYIDEGKFCCSSWSAGAICAGV
- the LOC111808713 gene encoding uncharacterized protein LOC111808713 isoform X3, with product MVTSKVRDDVSDRVRAILATREEIKETSCGKKQKIAEVKTIENAPSMSTCKSVVSMEAPSPIAKVFPTVTPMAPPSLLNHENAEKSIALFFFENKLDFSIARSSSYQLMIDAIGKCGLGFTGPSAETLKSTWLERIKTEVSLQSKDIEKEWATTGCTIIVDTWTDNKSRALINFLVSSPSQTFFHKSVDASAYFKNTKCLADLFDSVIQDFGHENVVQIIMDSSFNYTGIANHILQTYGTIFVSPCASQCLNSILEEFSKVDWVNRCILQAQTISKFLYNSSSLLDLMRRFTGGQELIRTGISKPVSSFLSLQSILKQRSRLKHMFNSPEYTTNPYANKPQSISCIAIIEDNDFWRAVEECVAISEPFLRVLREVSGGKPAVGCIYELMTRAKESIRTYYIMDEIKCKTFLDIVDRKWRDQLHSPLHAAAAFLNPSIQYNSEIKFLTSIKEDFFNVLEKLLPLPEMRRDITNQIFTFTKANGMFGCSLAMEARDTVSPWLWWEQFGDSAPVLQRVAIRILSQVCSTFSFERHWSTFQQIHSEKRNKIDKETLNDLVYINYNLKLARQMKTKPLESDPIQFDDIDMTSEWVEESENPSPTQWLDRFGSLDGGDLNTRQFNAALFSASDHIFNL
- the LOC111808713 gene encoding uncharacterized protein LOC111808713 isoform X1 yields the protein MASQLLVTVLLVWSSVGWLAGTSEHIHILMVREKDICWEYAEKLDGNKVKCKFCLRVLNGGISRLKHHLSRLPSRGVNPCSKVRDDVSDRVRAILATREEIKETSCGKKQKIAEVKTIENAPSMSTCKSVVSMEAPSPIAKVFPTVTPMAPPSLLNHENAEKSIALFFFENKLDFSIARSSSYQLMIDAIGKCGLGFTGPSAETLKSTWLERIKTEVSLQSKDIEKEWATTGCTIIVDTWTDNKSRALINFLVSSPSQTFFHKSVDASAYFKNTKCLADLFDSVIQDFGHENVVQIIMDSSFNYTGIANHILQTYGTIFVSPCASQCLNSILEEFSKVDWVNRCILQAQTISKFLYNSSSLLDLMRRFTGGQELIRTGISKPVSSFLSLQSILKQRSRLKHMFNSPEYTTNPYANKPQSISCIAIIEDNDFWRAVEECVAISEPFLRVLREVSGGKPAVGCIYELMTRAKESIRTYYIMDEIKCKTFLDIVDRKWRDQLHSPLHAAAAFLNPSIQYNSEIKFLTSIKEDFFNVLEKLLPLPEMRRDITNQIFTFTKANGMFGCSLAMEARDTVSPWLWWEQFGDSAPVLQRVAIRILSQVCSTFSFERHWSTFQQIHSEKRNKIDKETLNDLVYINYNLKLARQMKTKPLESDPIQFDDIDMTSEWVEESENPSPTQWLDRFGSLDGGDLNTRQFNAALFSASDHIFNL
- the LOC111808713 gene encoding uncharacterized protein LOC111808713 isoform X2, which encodes MVREKDICWEYAEKLDGNKVKCKFCLRVLNGGISRLKHHLSRLPSRGVNPCSKVRDDVSDRVRAILATREEIKETSCGKKQKIAEVKTIENAPSMSTCKSVVSMEAPSPIAKVFPTVTPMAPPSLLNHENAEKSIALFFFENKLDFSIARSSSYQLMIDAIGKCGLGFTGPSAETLKSTWLERIKTEVSLQSKDIEKEWATTGCTIIVDTWTDNKSRALINFLVSSPSQTFFHKSVDASAYFKNTKCLADLFDSVIQDFGHENVVQIIMDSSFNYTGIANHILQTYGTIFVSPCASQCLNSILEEFSKVDWVNRCILQAQTISKFLYNSSSLLDLMRRFTGGQELIRTGISKPVSSFLSLQSILKQRSRLKHMFNSPEYTTNPYANKPQSISCIAIIEDNDFWRAVEECVAISEPFLRVLREVSGGKPAVGCIYELMTRAKESIRTYYIMDEIKCKTFLDIVDRKWRDQLHSPLHAAAAFLNPSIQYNSEIKFLTSIKEDFFNVLEKLLPLPEMRRDITNQIFTFTKANGMFGCSLAMEARDTVSPWLWWEQFGDSAPVLQRVAIRILSQVCSTFSFERHWSTFQQIHSEKRNKIDKETLNDLVYINYNLKLARQMKTKPLESDPIQFDDIDMTSEWVEESENPSPTQWLDRFGSLDGGDLNTRQFNAALFSASDHIFNL